The region CTGATAGAGATTATGATTGCCATATTTATTCTTACTGTAGCTCTTTTGGGTTTGGCAGGCGTGACAGTAAGCGTTATAAATGGGAACGCATTCAGTAAAGAAATCACTACCGCCACGACACTGGCCCAGGATAAGATGGAAGAGATCAAAGGGGTTGGATACGATGACGCGGAAGACGAGGGCGGGACAGAAGACTATAATACCATTATAGATTATCTGACA is a window of Syntrophales bacterium DNA encoding:
- a CDS encoding prepilin-type N-terminal cleavage/methylation domain-containing protein gives rise to the protein MRKIVNNNGFTLIEIMIAIFILTVALLGLAGVTVSVINGNAFSKEITTATTLAQDKMEEIKGVGYDDAEDEGGTEDYNTIIDYLT